One Candidatus Zixiibacteriota bacterium genomic window, ACGGCTCCGCAGAAAATTTATGGCTTGATCAAAGGCTTTTCGTTCCTGCCCCTCGGTTGGCCGATCGGCAAAGAAGGCATGGTATGTTTCTTCATTCGGTTTGGACCTGTTGCGTTCAATGAACCCATGAAGATAGCAGCAGTCGCGCATGGGGTCGGTTTCAACATCGAAAAAAAGCTCGATATCGGCTTCCGGAAATGTGATCGGTTCTTTTAGATAGGGTTGGGAACTGGGGCTCGCCAACAATGCGGCCCGTGCCTGAAACCGCCGAATCGTTTTGGCGCTGATCCGAGGAAAAATCGTTTTTTTTCCCTGGACAATGCCGGTCAAGTCGGCTTGGGCCAGATTATGAACGGTTTTCAAATGGCGGTACATGGCGTCCCTCTTGGCCCGCCCCAATTCGGGTATCAAGGTCAGATCGTCATCTTGCTTGAGCTGGGCGCGGCAATGCGACCGCCAGTGGCAGAGCTTGCAGACGGCGCACAAGGCTGCGAGGGGCTCTTGCTCCCGATTTTTGATGGCAATAACGGCATCGAGGCATTCTTGATAGAGATCCCACAGGCTGCGGTCATCCCTTTTTGAAATCGAGGTATCCAGATCATAATCGACCTCTTGGCCGTGGACATCCCATATGAACGGAAAACGGTCTCGTGACAAAAAACCCACTTGACCAAGGATATCCGTATACAAGGCAAGCTGGACAGCGTAATGCCGCTTCAGTTTGCCATCGGACTCATCATCCATTCCCTCGATACCTGCGCCGCTCTTTATGTCACCCGCCACATAGCCGCTACCTTTTTGAACCAGGAGGTCTGGTTCCCCGACAAGCGTGTCGGTCCGAATTCTGCCGCCATAAATGATTTTTTCGCCCAGGCGCATCAGCCGCAGCGTTTGCCGCTCTTTTTCCCGCGGTTCAAGGGAGCGAAGGTCGGCAAACGGTACGTCCAACTTTTCCATTGTTTCACGCTCGAAGGCATTGCCCCGCTCCCACAAAAGCTCGACGAATGCGCTGACGCGATCCTTTTTGGAGGGGTCCCCAAAGAAATCAAGCTGAACCCGGCGGGGGCATTGAACATAATTGTATAATGTCGAGGCCGTGATCCGTTTTTCCATGGCACTAAAATTTATTCGGTGACGATCCGGAACATGTATTTTTTTGCTTAATTTACAATTAGTTGTTAATAATTTTGCACATTGGCAATCACGCCATTATAGCTCAATCGGAGAGAGACTGAAAATGGTCATTTTTTATAAAACGGACACATTTCATCAATCACAAGGAAATTCATACTGACACCACCTCCGCATCCCCGAGAATGGCCTGATCTTTGATAACCATTCGATATTGGAGTGTTTCGATTAGATGCAGATGAAAAGTAACAGGATACTGGAGACCTGGATTGTGATATCGCTTCATTTGAAGTGCAAACGGGAATCGAACCCACGTCCGTTCTCTGTTTGGGGAAAATGTGGAGAAAACGATTTCCCGTAAATGGACGCGGAGAATGAGGCCTTGAAACATCTTAAAGCGTTGTAATCAAATGTTTTTTATGTGTCAGCGCGTATGAGACGAATTTACCGGAAGGCGGCGTTCCCTCCACCAAATTTATAACACATCACATAGCCATATGTTACTTGAAGCTCGGGGAGATAGGGTTCCCGTGGGAATCCTAAACAAGC contains:
- a CDS encoding TM0106 family RecB-like putative nuclease → MEKRITASTLYNYVQCPRRVQLDFFGDPSKKDRVSAFVELLWERGNAFERETMEKLDVPFADLRSLEPREKERQTLRLMRLGEKIIYGGRIRTDTLVGEPDLLVQKGSGYVAGDIKSGAGIEGMDDESDGKLKRHYAVQLALYTDILGQVGFLSRDRFPFIWDVHGQEVDYDLDTSISKRDDRSLWDLYQECLDAVIAIKNREQEPLAALCAVCKLCHWRSHCRAQLKQDDDLTLIPELGRAKRDAMYRHLKTVHNLAQADLTGIVQGKKTIFPRISAKTIRRFQARAALLASPSSQPYLKEPITFPEADIELFFDVETDPMRDCCYLHGFIERNRSKPNEETYHAFFADRPTEGQERKAFDQAINFLRSRDAYVIYYYSHYERTTLRKLQKRFADIASEEEIENLFSPSVAIDLYTDVVRKKTEWPTNDYSIKTLATYLGFKWRDKEPSGAASIEWYHRWVETQDSCLRQRILDYNEDDCIAMRVLLDALRGMAI